TCGCCGACGGCGACCAGCGCGGCGAGATCGGCGGCCTGGAGGCATGGCAGTGGATGCTCGGCGTGATGGTCGTCCCCGCCGTCCTCTACGGCATGCTCTCCTTCGCGATCCCCGAGTCCCCCCGCTTCCTCATCTCCGTCGGGAAGGTCGCCCGGGCCAAGGAGGTGCTCGCCGAGGTCGAGGGCCACGGCGTCGACCTCGACCACCGCGTCGCCGAGATCGACCGGGCCATGCGCAGCGAGCACAAGTCCACCTTCAAGGACCTGCTGGCCGCCGGCAGCCGGTTCCGCCTCCTCCCCATCGTCTGGGTCGGCATCGGACTCTCCGTCTTCCAGCAGCTCGTCGGCATCAACGTCGCCTTCTACTACTCCGCGACCCTGTGGCAGTCGGTCGGCATCGACCCCTCCAGCTCGTTCTTCTACTCGTTCACCACGTCGATCATCAACATCATCGGCACCGTGATCGCGATGGTCCTGGTCGACCGGGTCGGCCGCCGCCCGCTCGCCCTCGTCGGCTCCGCCGGCATGGCGATCGCCCTCGCCTTCGAGGCCTGGGCCTTCTCCGCCGACCTCGTCGACGGCAAGCTCCCCGAGACCCAGGGCGTCGTCGCCCTCGTCGCCGCCCACGTCTTCGTGCTCTTCTTCGCCCTCTCCTGGGGCGTGGTGGTCTGGGTCTTCCTCGGCGAGATGTTCCCCAACCGGATCCGCGCCGCCGCCCTCGGCGTCGCCGCCTCCGCCCAGTGGATCGCCAACTGGGCCATCACCGCCAGCTTCCCGTCCCTCGCGGACTGGAACCTCTCCGGCACCTACATCATCTACACGGTCTTCGCCGTGCTCTCGATCCCCTTCGTGCTCCGGTACGTCAAGGAGACGAAGGGCAAGGCGTTGGAGGAGATGGGCTAATCCCCGCTGCCCCTCTCCTCACGACGGCTGCCCCGGCCCGAGGCTCACGCCCCGAGCCGGGGCAGCACCTCGTCGCAGAACAGCCGCAGACTCCGCCACCCCTCCTCCACCGGCATCCCCCCGCACAGCGGATGCAGCACCAGGCTCTCGAGCCCCAGCGCCGCGCACTCCCCGGGCGTCACCACCCGGTACACCCCCTCCGCCCGCAGCTCCGCCACGGTCGTGGCCGCCGACCGCACCGCCGAACGGATGTCCTTCGACTGCCAGGAGGCGTACGTCCGCGCCTCGTGCAGGAAGTGCTGCCCGTACTCCGCCCAGGTCCGGTCCGGATCCTCCGCCACGTGCAGCAGCGGCGTCACCGGGCCCGGCATCATCGTCCACCCCTCGGTGCCGTACTCCGCGCAGCGCTCCTGGTAGTACGCCTCCAGCTCCGGCAGGTGCGCGGACGGGAAGAACGGCAGCCCCAGCCGGGCCGCCCGCCGCGCCGCCGCCTTCGAGGAACCCCCGACGAGCAGCAGCGGGTGCGGGTCGGTGAAGGGCCGCGGCGTGACCCGTACCGTACGGCCGCGGTACGCGAAGGGCTCGCCCGTCCACGCGGCCAGCAGCGTCTCCAGGAGCTCGTCCTGGAGCCGCCCGCGCCGCCCCCAGTCCACCCCGCGCTCCTCGTACTCCTCCGGCCGGTAGCCGATCCCCGCCACCGTCACCAATCGGCCCCGGCTCAGCAGGTCGAGCACGGCGATCTCCTCGGCGAGCCGCAGCGGGTCGTGCAGCGGGCCGATGATCGCGGAGACCGTGACGGCGATCCGGCGGGTGGCGCCGAAGACCGCGCCCGCGAAGACGAAGGGGGAGGGCAGCCAGTTGTTCCCGACCCCGTGGTGCTCCTCCGTCTGGACCGTGTCCACCCCGTGCCCGTCGGCGTAGGCGGCCATCTCCAGCGCGGCGCGGTACCGCTCCGCCAGCGACGCACGGGTGGCGCGCGGGTCGACCAGGTTGAACCGTACGACGCTGAAGGCCATGGGGGTCCCCTCCGCGGGTGGCTGGCGGCGAGGGGCGACCATAGCTGACGTGGCGTCAGATGAGAACGGTCCCGGCGCCCCCGGAACCGCGACCCACGCTGCGTACGTACTGCGTCACCGGGCGGCTCGTGTCCGATACTGGACGGGTTATGGAACTCATCCTTGCTGTAGTCATCGCTCTGGTCGTCGCGGTCGCCGTGACCAGCGGGCTCGTGATCAGCGGTCGCAAGAAGAAGCAGCTGCCGCCGGCCGAGCCGCCGTCCACCACGCCGACCATCACCGCTCCGCCCGCCGAGCCGCACGTCGGCGACGAGGCGGAGACACCGCGGGAAGAACCACGCCGCACCGTCGAGGAGGTCGGTCTCCCGACCGCCGCGGAGGCGGTCGAGACCCCCGCCGCCGTCGAGGACCCGGTCGTCGCCGAGGCTCCCCCCGCGCCCGAGATCGAGGTGCCCGAGCCCACCGCCGGACGCCTCGTCCGCCTCCGGGCCCGGCTCGCCCGCTCCCAGAACTCGCTGGGCAAGGGCCTGCTGACCCTGCTCTCCCGCGAGCACCTCGACGAGGACACCTGGGAGGAGATCGAGGAGACCCTCCTCACCGCCGACGTCGGCGTCGCCCCCACCCAGGAACTGGTCGAGCGGCTGCGCGAGCGCGTCAAGGTGCTCGGCACCCGCACCCCCGAGGAGCTGCGCGGCCTGCTCCGCGAGGAGCTGATCACCCTCCTCGGCGACTACGACCGCACCGTCCACACCGAGAGCCCCCAGGACGTCCCCGGCGTCGTGATGGTCGTCGGCGTCAACGGCACCGGCAAGACCACCACCACCGGCAAGCTCGCCCGGGTCCTCGTCGCCGACGGCAAGTCCGTGGTCCTCGGCGCCGCCGACACCTTCCGCGCCGCCGCCGCCGACCAGCTCCAGACCTGGGGCGACCGGGTCGGCGCCCGCACCGTCCGCGGCCCCGAGGGCGGCGACCCGGCCTCGATCGCCTACGACGCGGTCAAGGAGGGCATCGCCGAGAAGGCGGACGTCGTCCTCGTCGACACCGCCGGCCGCCTGCACACCAAGACCGGCCTCATGGACGAGCTCGGCAAGGTCAAGCGCGTCGTGGAGAAGCACGGCCCGCTGGACGAGATCCTCCTCGTCCTCGACGCCACCACCGGCCAGAACGGGCTCATCCAGGCCCGCGTCTTCGCCGAGGTCGTCGACATCACCGGCATCGTCCTCACCAAGCTCGACGGCACCGCCAAGGGCGGCATCGTCGTCGCCGTCCAGCGCGAGCTCGGCGTTCCCGTCAAGCTCGTCGGCCTCGGTGAGGGCCCGGACGACCTGGCCCCCTTCGAGCCCGCCGCCTTCGTCGACGCCCTCATCGGCGACTGACGACCCCGGCGTACGCAGAAGGGCCCCGCTCCTCCAGGAGCGGGGCCCTTCGCCGTGTGTCCTACGCGTGCGTCCGGTGGCACATGTACGCCAGCGTGCCGAGCAGCAGCCGGGCCTGCGGCGGTGCCCCCGCCGTGTCCAGCGTCGGCGGCCGCAGCCAGCGCACCGGTCCGAGACCGCCCAGGTTCGACGGGGGAGCCGTGATGTGCGCGCCCGGCCCCAGACAGTGCAGGTCCAGGTCCGCGTCGTCCCAGCCCATCCGGTAGAGCAGCCGCGGCAGCTCCGCCGCCGCGCCCGGCGCGACGAAGAACTGCGCCCGCCCGGTCGGCGTCGCGCAGACCGGGCCCAGCGGCAGCCCCATCCGCTCCATCCGGACCAGCGCCCGCCGGCCCGCCGCCTCGGCCACCTCGATCACGTCGAAGGCCCGGCCCACCGGCAGCAGCAGGGCCGCCCCCGGGTACTCCGACCACGCCTTGGCCGCGTCGTCGAGCCCC
The Streptomyces roseofulvus genome window above contains:
- a CDS encoding sugar porter family MFS transporter; protein product: MTDTAQAPTPPPSEGRAAHPDHLGHVIFITASAAMGGFLFGYDSSVINGAVEAIRDRYDIGSGTLAQVIAIALIGCAIGAATAGRIADRIGRIRCMQISAVLFAVSAVGSALPFALWDLALWRIIGGFAIGMASVIGPAYIAEVAPAAYRGRLGSFQQAAIVIGIAISQLVNYGILQLADGDQRGEIGGLEAWQWMLGVMVVPAVLYGMLSFAIPESPRFLISVGKVARAKEVLAEVEGHGVDLDHRVAEIDRAMRSEHKSTFKDLLAAGSRFRLLPIVWVGIGLSVFQQLVGINVAFYYSATLWQSVGIDPSSSFFYSFTTSIINIIGTVIAMVLVDRVGRRPLALVGSAGMAIALAFEAWAFSADLVDGKLPETQGVVALVAAHVFVLFFALSWGVVVWVFLGEMFPNRIRAAALGVAASAQWIANWAITASFPSLADWNLSGTYIIYTVFAVLSIPFVLRYVKETKGKALEEMG
- a CDS encoding LLM class flavin-dependent oxidoreductase gives rise to the protein MAFSVVRFNLVDPRATRASLAERYRAALEMAAYADGHGVDTVQTEEHHGVGNNWLPSPFVFAGAVFGATRRIAVTVSAIIGPLHDPLRLAEEIAVLDLLSRGRLVTVAGIGYRPEEYEERGVDWGRRGRLQDELLETLLAAWTGEPFAYRGRTVRVTPRPFTDPHPLLLVGGSSKAAARRAARLGLPFFPSAHLPELEAYYQERCAEYGTEGWTMMPGPVTPLLHVAEDPDRTWAEYGQHFLHEARTYASWQSKDIRSAVRSAATTVAELRAEGVYRVVTPGECAALGLESLVLHPLCGGMPVEEGWRSLRLFCDEVLPRLGA
- the ftsY gene encoding signal recognition particle-docking protein FtsY, coding for MELILAVVIALVVAVAVTSGLVISGRKKKQLPPAEPPSTTPTITAPPAEPHVGDEAETPREEPRRTVEEVGLPTAAEAVETPAAVEDPVVAEAPPAPEIEVPEPTAGRLVRLRARLARSQNSLGKGLLTLLSREHLDEDTWEEIEETLLTADVGVAPTQELVERLRERVKVLGTRTPEELRGLLREELITLLGDYDRTVHTESPQDVPGVVMVVGVNGTGKTTTTGKLARVLVADGKSVVLGAADTFRAAAADQLQTWGDRVGARTVRGPEGGDPASIAYDAVKEGIAEKADVVLVDTAGRLHTKTGLMDELGKVKRVVEKHGPLDEILLVLDATTGQNGLIQARVFAEVVDITGIVLTKLDGTAKGGIVVAVQRELGVPVKLVGLGEGPDDLAPFEPAAFVDALIGD
- a CDS encoding bifunctional DNA primase/polymerase; the protein is MGFTIGGIREMRSGSRRRARTTECTAVAEYTGLWGWDVQPGARAVSGQCSCGDRACTAPGAHPLSFAPPVPAGAGLDDAAKAWSEYPGAALLLPVGRAFDVIEVAEAAGRRALVRMERMGLPLGPVCATPTGRAQFFVAPGAAAELPRLLYRMGWDDADLDLHCLGPGAHITAPPSNLGGLGPVRWLRPPTLDTAGAPPQARLLLGTLAYMCHRTHA